The following are encoded together in the Microterricola viridarii genome:
- the mraZ gene encoding division/cell wall cluster transcriptional repressor MraZ, whose amino-acid sequence MFLGSYEPKLDDKGRLILPAKFREELASGVVVTRGQEHCLYVFSAREFESLHEKIRQAPVSSKQARDYQRVFLSGASAETPDKQHRVTIPANLRSYASLERDLTVIGVGSRLEIWNSATWDNYLNEQESAFANTEEEVIPGLF is encoded by the coding sequence ATGTTCCTTGGAAGCTACGAGCCCAAGCTCGACGACAAGGGGCGGCTGATCTTGCCCGCGAAATTTCGCGAGGAGCTCGCCAGTGGCGTCGTCGTCACCCGCGGGCAGGAGCACTGCCTCTACGTGTTCAGCGCGCGCGAGTTCGAGAGCCTGCACGAGAAGATCCGCCAGGCTCCCGTCTCCAGCAAGCAGGCCCGCGACTACCAGCGTGTCTTCCTCTCCGGCGCCAGCGCCGAGACGCCAGACAAGCAGCACCGCGTGACCATCCCAGCCAACCTGCGCAGCTACGCCTCTCTGGAGCGCGATCTGACCGTGATCGGCGTCGGCAGCCGGCTCGAGATCTGGAACAGCGCCACCTGGGACAACTACCTGAATGAACAAGAATCCGCATTCGCGAACACAGAAGAGGAGGTGATTCCGGGACTGTTCTAG
- a CDS encoding DUF3040 domain-containing protein → MPLSEQEQRLLEEMERSLYRNDADFVATVGASRGRPSYRSIALGALIAIAGIGGILAGVMLHQLVIGIVGFVVMFAGVLLAIKPSKSIPVEPPASARGAARPARSDTGFMDKMNHRWDRRQDGQE, encoded by the coding sequence ATGCCACTTTCTGAGCAGGAGCAAAGGCTCCTGGAGGAGATGGAGCGAAGCCTCTATCGCAATGACGCCGATTTCGTCGCCACAGTTGGGGCGTCCCGCGGACGACCCAGCTACCGTTCCATCGCGTTGGGGGCGTTGATCGCCATTGCCGGCATCGGCGGGATCCTCGCCGGGGTCATGCTGCACCAGCTTGTGATCGGCATCGTCGGCTTCGTGGTGATGTTCGCCGGCGTGCTGCTTGCGATCAAGCCATCCAAATCGATACCCGTTGAGCCCCCGGCCAGCGCGCGCGGTGCTGCGCGCCCCGCCCGCTCAGACACGGGCTTCATGGACAAGATGAACCACCGCTGGGACCGTCGCCAGGACGGGCAGGAGTAG
- a CDS encoding polyprenyl synthetase family protein translates to MAESTRLVDLVDSRISEFLANRAPIVRAISPELNPFVEFSRQFLSGGKRFRALFCYWGFESVSGADSGFDPFADDEEPGRDLRAIVSVAAALEIFHAAALVHDDIIDNSDTRRGAASAHRLFEALHSDSDWAGNPADFGRAAAILLGDLLLGWSDELLDEGLELLEDRAQARATRAAFNHMRTEVTAGQYLDVLEESAWLRRPDDELRERAERVIVYKSAKYSVQAPLLIGATLAGGTPAQLAALRDFGLPLGVAYQLRDDMLGVFGDAAVTGKPSGDDLREGKRTVLVAIARGLMPQGARRAIDELLGDPDLDETQVRMLQNTIVDCGAVEEVEALISRNVRTAIAVIGSSPLSRRAIAQLSELAETVTKRSA, encoded by the coding sequence GTGGCAGAAAGCACTCGACTGGTCGACCTCGTCGACTCACGCATCTCAGAATTCCTCGCGAACCGTGCTCCCATTGTGCGCGCGATCAGCCCTGAGCTGAACCCATTCGTTGAGTTCTCTCGGCAGTTTCTCAGCGGTGGTAAGCGCTTCCGCGCGCTGTTCTGCTACTGGGGATTCGAGTCGGTCTCCGGGGCGGATTCCGGCTTCGATCCCTTCGCCGACGACGAGGAGCCGGGGCGCGACCTGCGTGCGATCGTCTCCGTCGCCGCCGCGCTCGAGATCTTCCACGCCGCCGCTCTGGTGCACGACGACATCATCGACAACTCGGACACCCGCCGTGGCGCGGCATCCGCCCACCGGCTGTTCGAGGCGCTGCACAGCGACTCGGACTGGGCCGGCAACCCGGCCGACTTCGGCCGCGCGGCCGCGATCCTGCTCGGCGACCTGCTGCTCGGCTGGAGCGATGAGCTGCTCGACGAGGGCCTGGAGCTGCTCGAGGACCGGGCCCAGGCCCGCGCCACCCGCGCCGCCTTCAACCACATGCGCACCGAAGTGACGGCCGGGCAGTACCTCGACGTACTCGAGGAGAGCGCGTGGCTGCGCCGCCCGGACGACGAGCTACGCGAGCGCGCGGAGCGAGTCATCGTCTACAAGTCGGCGAAGTACAGCGTGCAGGCTCCGCTGCTGATCGGCGCAACGCTCGCCGGCGGCACGCCGGCCCAACTGGCCGCGCTGCGCGACTTCGGGCTGCCGCTCGGTGTGGCCTACCAGCTGCGCGACGACATGCTCGGCGTCTTCGGCGATGCGGCCGTCACCGGCAAGCCGAGCGGCGACGACCTGCGCGAGGGCAAGCGCACCGTGCTGGTGGCCATCGCCAGGGGCCTGATGCCGCAGGGCGCCCGGCGCGCGATCGACGAGTTGCTCGGCGACCCCGACCTGGATGAGACGCAGGTGCGGATGCTGCAGAACACGATCGTCGACTGCGGCGCGGTCGAAGAGGTCGAGGCACTGATCTCACGCAATGTGCGCACGGCCATCGCCGTGATCGGCTCCTCGCCGCTCAGTCGCCGCGCGATCGCGCAGCTGAGCGAGCTCGCCGAGACCGTGACGAAGCGCTCGGCCTAA
- a CDS encoding Rv2175c family DNA-binding protein — MTDVFSGRQWLTIPDLVDLLGVGQSRVRRLIEDKHLLAVRIDGVLKVPADFLDESEPLTALRGTLFVLSDDGFSDDEAMTWLLSVEESLKAAPIDALRAGRKAEVRRVAQALS; from the coding sequence GTGACCGATGTGTTCTCTGGCCGACAGTGGCTGACTATCCCTGACCTTGTTGACCTTCTCGGCGTAGGCCAGAGCCGTGTGCGCAGGCTCATCGAAGACAAGCACCTGCTCGCGGTGCGCATCGACGGTGTACTGAAGGTGCCCGCCGACTTCCTCGACGAGTCAGAGCCGCTGACCGCACTGCGCGGCACTCTCTTCGTGCTGTCCGACGACGGCTTCAGCGATGACGAGGCGATGACCTGGCTGCTCAGCGTCGAGGAGAGCCTGAAGGCCGCCCCGATCGACGCGCTCCGCGCCGGCCGCAAGGCCGAGGTGCGCCGGGTCGCTCAGGCGCTCTCCTAA
- a CDS encoding LysM peptidoglycan-binding domain-containing protein → MNEIENTTTRRAALRASAKRRSSFVTIPLAVVSAIAVSLNFAQPAEAATTPKPSLKPRAATPTPKLTVAPASVAAAPAPSSYTVAEGDTVSGIAARYSLSTAAVLAQNGLGWSAVIFPGQQLSLGGNPVAVTSAPAAPSSEITRYTVVSGDTISGIASAHGISSQVLLSANGLHAQSLIFPGQTIVLPDAGQAPQLEPTAVVVSDNGTGTHTVGTGDTISGIASSAGVSVQALLDANGLGWSSIIYPGQTLALPGGPALAPAVLVRESAPASSIVDSDAVPLSSEMRENARIIIDVARSIGASDEAIVIALATAAQESTLRNIHYGDRDSLGLFQQRPSYGWGTPEQLTDPVYATLAFFGQAPNDNDIVPRGLFDINGWQSMSLTQAAQAVQVSAHPDLYANWEHSARSWLAQLG, encoded by the coding sequence ATGAACGAGATCGAGAACACGACCACACGTCGCGCGGCGCTTCGCGCCTCCGCCAAACGGCGCTCCTCCTTCGTCACGATCCCGCTCGCCGTCGTCAGTGCGATCGCGGTGTCGTTGAACTTCGCGCAACCCGCCGAGGCGGCGACCACCCCGAAGCCGTCGCTCAAGCCGCGCGCCGCGACACCGACGCCCAAGCTCACCGTCGCCCCGGCATCCGTCGCCGCCGCGCCGGCGCCGTCCAGCTACACCGTCGCCGAGGGCGACACCGTCAGCGGCATCGCCGCGCGCTACAGCCTGTCCACGGCCGCCGTGCTCGCTCAGAACGGCCTCGGTTGGTCTGCGGTGATCTTCCCCGGCCAGCAGCTCAGCCTCGGCGGCAACCCCGTCGCGGTGACTTCCGCGCCGGCCGCGCCGTCCTCCGAGATCACCCGGTACACCGTCGTCAGCGGCGACACCATCAGCGGCATCGCCAGCGCGCACGGCATCAGCAGCCAGGTGCTGCTCAGCGCCAACGGCCTGCACGCCCAGAGCCTCATCTTCCCCGGCCAGACCATCGTGCTGCCGGATGCCGGCCAGGCTCCGCAGCTGGAGCCCACTGCTGTCGTGGTCTCCGACAACGGGACCGGCACCCACACGGTGGGAACCGGCGACACGATCAGCGGCATCGCGAGCTCAGCCGGCGTGTCGGTGCAGGCCCTGCTCGACGCCAACGGCCTCGGCTGGTCCAGCATCATCTACCCGGGCCAGACCCTCGCCCTGCCCGGCGGCCCCGCGCTTGCCCCGGCCGTTCTGGTGCGCGAGAGCGCCCCCGCATCGTCGATTGTCGACAGCGATGCTGTGCCCCTCAGCAGCGAGATGCGCGAGAACGCACGCATCATCATCGACGTGGCCCGCTCCATCGGTGCCAGCGACGAGGCCATCGTCATCGCACTGGCCACCGCCGCCCAGGAGTCGACGCTCCGCAACATCCACTACGGCGACCGCGACTCGCTCGGCTTGTTCCAGCAGCGCCCGAGCTACGGCTGGGGAACGCCGGAACAGCTGACGGACCCGGTCTACGCCACCCTCGCCTTCTTCGGCCAGGCGCCCAACGACAACGACATCGTGCCGCGGGGACTCTTCGACATCAACGGCTGGCAGTCGATGAGCCTCACCCAGGCCGCCCAGGCCGTGCAGGTCTCGGCCCATCCGGACCTCTACGCCAACTGGGAGCACTCGGCACGCAGCTGGCTCGCCCAGCTCGGCTAG
- the pknB gene encoding Stk1 family PASTA domain-containing Ser/Thr kinase, producing the protein MIGRLIDGRYQVRSRIARGGMATVYLATDLRLERRVAIKIMHGHLADDDTFKTRFVQEARSAARLAHPNVVNVFDQGQDSDMAYMVMEYLPGITLRDLLKDYGKLTPEQTIDIVTAVLGGLAAAHKAGIVHRDLKPENVLLADDGRIKLGDFGLARAASANTATGQALLGTIAYLSPELVTRGVADARSDIYALGIMMYEMLTGEQPFVGEAPMQIAYQHANDSVPAPSLKVPSLPHELDELVLWASARDPEDRPRDAGAMLEQLLVVTAGMQGTAEPGATEATTVMPGPLAPTMVLSGAALAGVDDFAGSDSETQIIGSARHRTGPVDAADADGAAQLRGKAASRKRRGYWLFAAIVLLTGLAVGTGWYFGSGPGSRATVPDVTGQSVDSAVTDITAAGLQAAETTASCSHPSIAPELVASTKPAVGSSLPRGALVTICVSTGPAIIDVPAVIGLPEAEARTTLGPLFAVAEASDVRFTDEQPAGAVIALLDADGNAVAATAYEQSPVTLVVSAGPVPDVAGKSVDDATNTLKAAGLEVETTDPVFNSTVPDGVVISASPQADGPVRAGSTIVLSVSKGPDLVEVPDVVGMNLGEAIQKLRDEGFVVSYSFPDLLIPVANAVSTDPAAGELVERGSAITVKGQVTL; encoded by the coding sequence ATGATCGGCCGTCTGATAGACGGCCGTTATCAGGTGCGCTCCCGCATCGCCCGTGGCGGCATGGCGACCGTCTACCTCGCCACCGACCTGCGCCTGGAGCGCCGCGTCGCGATCAAGATCATGCACGGCCACCTGGCCGACGACGACACGTTCAAGACCCGGTTCGTGCAGGAGGCCCGCTCCGCCGCGCGCCTCGCCCACCCGAACGTTGTCAACGTGTTCGACCAGGGCCAGGACTCCGACATGGCCTACATGGTCATGGAGTACCTGCCGGGCATCACGCTGCGCGATCTGCTCAAGGATTACGGCAAGCTCACCCCCGAGCAGACCATCGACATCGTCACCGCGGTACTGGGCGGCCTGGCCGCCGCTCACAAGGCTGGCATCGTGCACCGCGACCTGAAGCCAGAGAACGTGCTTCTGGCCGACGACGGCCGCATCAAGCTCGGTGACTTCGGCCTGGCGCGCGCCGCCAGCGCCAACACCGCGACCGGGCAGGCACTGCTCGGCACGATCGCCTACCTCTCCCCCGAGCTCGTCACTCGTGGCGTCGCAGACGCCCGCAGCGACATCTACGCACTCGGCATCATGATGTACGAGATGCTCACCGGCGAGCAGCCCTTCGTCGGCGAGGCGCCGATGCAGATCGCTTACCAGCACGCCAACGACTCCGTGCCCGCACCGAGCCTCAAGGTGCCGAGCCTTCCCCACGAGCTCGACGAGCTGGTGCTCTGGGCCTCTGCGCGCGATCCGGAGGACCGCCCACGGGATGCCGGCGCCATGCTCGAGCAACTGCTCGTGGTCACCGCTGGCATGCAGGGCACAGCCGAGCCGGGCGCGACAGAGGCCACCACGGTGATGCCCGGCCCCCTCGCGCCGACCATGGTGCTCTCCGGCGCTGCACTGGCCGGCGTCGACGACTTCGCCGGCTCCGACTCGGAGACCCAGATCATCGGGAGCGCCCGGCACCGCACAGGACCTGTCGACGCCGCCGACGCCGACGGCGCCGCGCAGCTGCGCGGCAAGGCCGCATCGCGTAAGCGCCGCGGCTATTGGCTGTTCGCGGCCATCGTGCTGCTGACCGGCCTCGCCGTCGGAACTGGCTGGTACTTCGGCTCCGGCCCGGGCTCCCGCGCCACCGTGCCCGACGTCACCGGCCAGAGCGTCGACAGTGCCGTCACCGACATCACTGCCGCCGGGCTCCAGGCAGCCGAGACCACCGCGAGTTGCTCCCACCCGAGCATCGCGCCGGAGCTGGTTGCCAGCACGAAGCCGGCCGTGGGCAGCTCCCTGCCCCGCGGCGCCCTCGTCACAATCTGCGTCTCCACCGGCCCGGCCATCATTGACGTGCCCGCCGTGATCGGCCTGCCGGAGGCCGAGGCCCGCACCACGCTCGGGCCGCTGTTCGCCGTCGCCGAGGCCAGCGACGTCCGCTTCACGGATGAGCAGCCGGCCGGCGCCGTCATCGCCCTGTTGGACGCGGACGGCAACGCCGTGGCCGCCACCGCCTACGAGCAGTCCCCCGTGACGCTCGTCGTCTCGGCCGGCCCGGTGCCCGACGTCGCAGGGAAGAGCGTCGACGACGCGACGAACACACTGAAGGCGGCGGGGCTCGAGGTCGAGACGACCGACCCCGTCTTCAATTCCACCGTGCCAGACGGCGTTGTGATCTCCGCATCGCCGCAGGCCGATGGCCCCGTGCGGGCCGGATCGACGATCGTGCTCTCGGTGTCGAAGGGCCCCGACCTAGTCGAGGTGCCCGACGTCGTCGGAATGAACCTCGGCGAGGCGATCCAGAAGCTGCGCGACGAGGGCTTCGTGGTCAGCTACAGCTTCCCCGACCTGCTCATCCCCGTCGCGAACGCGGTGTCGACAGACCCCGCCGCCGGCGAGCTCGTCGAGCGTGGCTCAGCCATCACGGTCAAGGGACAGGTCACGCTCTAG
- a CDS encoding class II 3-deoxy-7-phosphoheptulonate synthase: protein MIAGLDYWRTLPIKQQPDWQDPEATAAASAELATLPPLVFAGEVDQLRTRLAAAAQGKAFLLQGGDCAETFAGATADQIRDRVKTVLQMAVVLTYGASMPVVKMGRMAGQFAKPRSSDNETRGDVTLPAYRGDIVNGYDFTPESRQADPQRLIKGYHTAASTLNLIRAFTQGGFADLRQVHSWNQGFAANPANQRYEKLAKEIDRAIGFMAACGADFDELKRTEFYTGHEGLLMDYERPLTRIDSRTGTPYNTSSHFIWIGERTRELDGAHVDFLSRVRNPIGVKLGPTTSTDDMLRLVDKLDPNREPGRLTFITRMGAGKIREALPPLLEAIKASDALPLWVTDPMHGNGITTPNGYKTRRFDDVVDEVKGFFEAHRAVGTNPGGIHVELTGDDVTECLGGSEHIDEATLATRYESLCDPRLNHMQSLELAFLVAEELAADKR from the coding sequence GTGATTGCCGGCCTGGACTATTGGCGCACCCTGCCCATCAAGCAGCAACCAGACTGGCAGGACCCCGAGGCGACCGCCGCGGCATCCGCCGAGCTGGCCACGCTGCCCCCGCTGGTGTTCGCCGGCGAGGTCGACCAGCTGCGCACCCGTTTGGCCGCAGCGGCCCAGGGCAAGGCATTCCTGTTGCAGGGCGGCGACTGCGCCGAGACCTTCGCCGGGGCGACCGCCGACCAGATCCGTGACCGGGTCAAGACCGTGCTGCAGATGGCTGTCGTACTCACCTACGGCGCATCCATGCCCGTCGTGAAGATGGGCCGCATGGCCGGCCAGTTCGCCAAGCCGCGCTCCAGCGACAACGAGACTCGCGGCGACGTAACGCTGCCCGCCTACCGCGGCGACATCGTCAACGGCTACGACTTCACGCCGGAGTCGCGCCAGGCCGACCCGCAGCGGTTGATCAAGGGCTACCACACGGCCGCGTCGACGCTGAACCTGATCCGTGCATTCACACAGGGTGGTTTCGCCGACCTGCGCCAGGTGCACAGCTGGAACCAGGGCTTCGCCGCCAACCCGGCGAACCAGCGCTACGAGAAGCTGGCCAAGGAGATCGACCGCGCGATCGGCTTCATGGCCGCCTGCGGCGCCGATTTCGACGAGCTGAAGCGCACCGAGTTCTACACCGGCCACGAAGGCCTGCTGATGGACTACGAGCGCCCCTTGACGCGCATCGACTCGCGCACGGGAACGCCGTACAACACCTCATCGCACTTCATCTGGATCGGTGAGCGCACCCGCGAGTTGGACGGCGCCCACGTCGACTTCCTCAGCCGCGTACGCAACCCGATCGGTGTGAAGCTCGGCCCGACCACGTCGACCGACGACATGCTGCGCCTGGTCGACAAGCTCGACCCGAACCGCGAGCCCGGCCGCCTCACCTTCATCACCCGCATGGGTGCAGGCAAGATCCGCGAGGCTCTGCCGCCGCTGCTCGAGGCCATCAAGGCCAGCGACGCCCTGCCGCTCTGGGTCACCGACCCCATGCACGGCAACGGCATCACCACCCCCAACGGCTACAAGACGCGTCGTTTCGACGACGTCGTCGACGAGGTCAAGGGCTTCTTCGAGGCGCACCGCGCCGTCGGCACGAACCCCGGCGGCATCCACGTCGAGCTCACCGGTGACGACGTCACCGAGTGCCTCGGCGGCAGCGAGCACATCGATGAGGCCACTCTGGCGACGCGCTACGAGTCGCTCTGCGACCCGCGCCTGAACCACATGCAGTCGCTGGAGCTGGCGTTCCTGGTGGCAGAGGAGCTGGCCGCAGACAAGCGCTAG